In Porites lutea chromosome 7, jaPorLute2.1, whole genome shotgun sequence, a single window of DNA contains:
- the LOC140943787 gene encoding polypeptide N-acetylgalactosaminyltransferase 2-like isoform X1, which yields MRLLRRRKTILVILVTIWLGGMVYFLAPLTGTKDDSRRTEDFVNFGDTGELESLEQDINEQETNMNEDTYNNKRQSSKLAQNSDEMDLRRIEDFDVESYIAVTRVKKGGDAYASNAYNQEASDKAAFNRDVPDVRASECQHQTWKTDNLPTTSIIICFHNEGRAALLRTVISSLNRSPPNLLKEIILVDDYSDNPDDGKLLEKLPKVRVLRNDKREGLMRSRVRGADEAKGDVLTFLDSHCECNKNWLEPLLQRIKEKRNMIVSPIIDVINMDNFEYMGSSSDLRGGFGWNLNFKWDYLPANVLAERAGRPMDPIKTPVIAGGLFSIDKKWFERIGKYDMDMDIWGGENLEISFRVWQCGGSMEIIPCSRVGHVFRNRHPYKFPGGSMNVFQKNTRRAVEVWMDDYKRFYYAAVPYAKNADYGDISSRLELRRKLKCKPFKWYVQNVYPELRVPDDDDTTAFGEVKQGKDCMDTLGHTVGGTVGLYECHGAGGNQLWSFVKNKMLKHDSNCLETANEEDGTPALLLNCDESNTNQHWEYDKSSNRIRHVGSGKCLDSKDYKEKGLVLNSCIDSFTQTWVFEVNL from the exons ATGAGACTGCTGAGGCGTAGGAAAACGATTTTAGTAATCTTGGTAACAATATGGCTAGGGGGAATGGTATATTTTTTGGCTCCTTTGACCGGAACAAAGGACGATTCACGACGAACTGAGGACTTCGTAAACTTTGGTGACACCGGTGAATTGGAGTCACTTGAACAAGACATTAACGAACAAGAAACCAACATGAATGAAGACACTTATAATAACAAA CGACAATCCTCTAAACTTGCTCAGAATTCAGATGAAATGGACCTCAGAAGAATAGAAGATTTCGACGTGGAAAGCTACATAGCTGTTACCAGGGTAAAGAAAGGTGGTGATGCTTATGCAAGCAATGCTTATAATCAAGAAGCTAGTGATAAAGCTGCTTTTAACAGGGATGTTCCAGACGTTAGAGCTTCTGA ATGCCAGCACCAAACATGGAAGACAGATAATTTGCCAACCACCAGTATTATAATATGCTTTCACAATGAAGGGAGGGCGGCATTACTGCGAACAGTCATAAG ttcACTAAATAGAAGTCCCCCGAATTTGTTGAAAGAAATTATCCTGGTTGATGACTATAGTGACAATC cTGATGATGGCAAGCTATTAGAAAAACTTCCTAAAGTGAGAGTGCTTAGAAATGACAAAAGAGAAG GACTGATGCGGTCTCGTGTTCGAGGAGCAGATGAAGCCAAAGGAGATGTATTGAcgtttttagatagtcattgtGAATGTAATAAGAATTGGCTGGAACCACTTCTGCAGAGGATAAAAGAG AAGCGTAATATGATTGTAAGCCCTATCATTGATGTCATTAATATGGATAATTTTGAATACATGGGCTCTTCATCAGATTTAAGAGGAG GATTTGGATGGAATTTGAATTTCAAGTGGGATTACTTGCCAGCAAATGTCCTCGCAGAACGTGCAGGCCGTCCCATGGATCCTATCAA GACCCCTGTTATTGCTGGAGGACTGTTCTCTATTGACAAGAAATGGTTTGAGAGAATTGGAAAGTATGATATGGATATGGACATATGGGGTGGAGAAAACCTAG AAATCTCCTTTAGGGTATGGCAGTGTGGAGGTAGCATGGAAATCATTCCTTGTTCAAGAGTTGGCCATGTGTTTAGAAACAGGCACCCTTACAAGTTCCCTGGAGGCAGTATGAATGTCTTCCAAAA AAACACCAGGAGGGCTGTTGAAGTTTGGATGGATGATTATAAAAGGTTTTACTATGCTGCTGTGCCTTATGCAAAGAATGCAGATTATGGGga TATTTCAAGTCGACTTGAACTTCGCAGGAAGTTGAAGTGTAAACCTTTTAAGTGGTATGTCCAGAATGTCTACCCTGAGCTCAG AGTTCCAGATGATGATGACACCACAGCTTTCGGAGAGGTTAAACAAGGAAAGGACTGCATGGATACCCTTGGTCATACAGTGGGTGGGACTGTTGGTTTGTATGAATGCCATGGTGCTGGAGGAAACCAG CTGTGGAGTTTTGTCAAGAATAAGATGTTAAAACATGACTCAAACTGTCTGGAAACTGCTAATGAGGAAGATGGAACTCCTGCCCTGTTACTGAACTGTGACGAAAGTAACACCAATCAG CATTGGGAATATGACAAAAGTTCTAACAGAATAAGACATGTTGGTTCTGGAAAATGCCTGGATAGCAAGGACTACAAGGAAAAAGGACTTGTTTTAAATTCTTGCATTGACTCTTTTACTCAAACATGGGTGTTTGAGGTGAATTTATAG
- the LOC140943784 gene encoding uncharacterized protein, giving the protein MAFKTILFPFLCFLVSSTAEQNCSEYQCSLVPVGEDLSSEFQLKASEKGVKLVYLQVKIIGNDSYGPLDVPDEFLPDWWVYTRSISEPMLSLPYDYDALSLGLLNYQVRSMTVPLIENPAGCLGALNSSCQNKAIGRALLKNVTRTNHKVGEVDVVCVQVIKYYTYFQLLYHEDNLEYDCCIREKNSMEIRCNQSARTTVWLEAFNVVLLILQGVLMLCFPGFPRALPGFIINLQEELEKEKQEEKVLENELDSNNQGQELTEDQRFRDHYQRDSSTEGDQNLSETEILVHSYDGRTHTCTNSSPVRSEGESHDGDNQGQVQGGVCGHNRRDSSTGGDHQHPSEEKSVYMDDASPITFCNLLKKTFIKYSGCLQYLKFPFNIKLALLVIVIAPFFFYVRIILALTIKRRVFDESAEKNDAFLDGLQLFSLHFFHLNSSLDITILVLLSVVPFLAVFFLRPQDFMIDKESFEELECLGVCIEHSSSVGEDMRRHIENWRLNFKWFVIRIIETHSYVITRAITAIKCTACVRHIKSSERLKRTIINAFCLLPSYIFIFLFFGVILGLVGFVILLVGFIVISVFYSPLACVLKIAYLKLLSAYMSGAKSSFECIRCKTSIQQSVLFHISAVVSTVFYFFISFPLAFLIFFLAYWVTLPCFLAALSGRFLVRMFGLTVMGLVFDREIVTHFLAFLTAAVANLSLCYYNFQNAYKEIKVMIFKYRQKHRPQNCSVDTGEDQSFPEDLFWYVIDDYRVLPMIPEFYWMLVKMAVILIFLFCALCSAIFNDHRDFGAVYFTIYLFATGAIAGLVFKGMTIGKRFTGARKQKMEKQIEDAVISFYGRRREVVERIYTHV; this is encoded by the coding sequence ATGGCTTTCAAGACCATTTTGTTcccatttctttgctttttggTTTCTTCTACCGCCGAACAGAACTGTAGCGAGTATCAGTGCAGCCTTGTTCCGGTTGGAGAAGACTTATCATCTGAATTTCAACTCAAGGCGTCTGAAAAAGGAGTAAAATTAGTTTACTTGCAAGTGAAAATAATCGGCAACGACAGCTATGGTCCTCTGGATGTCCCAGACGAGTTTTTGCCAGATTGGTGGGTCTATACCAGATCCATTAGTGAACCCATGTTGTCTTTACCTTACGACTACGATGCATTGTCTCTAGGACTTTTAAACTACCAAGTAAGAAGTATGACAGTGCCTTTGATAGAAAATCCTGCTGGATGCCTCGGAGCTTTGAACTCGTCGTGTCAAAACAAAGCGATCGGGAGAGcgcttttaaaaaatgtcacaagAACCAATCACAAAGTAGGTGAAGTAGATGTTGTATGTGTACAAGTCATTAAATATTACACCTATTTTCAGCTTTTGTACCATGAAGACAACCTCGAGTACGATTGTTGTATCAGAGAGAAAAACTCTATGGAAATTCGTTGCAACCAGTCTGCTAGAACCACCGTCTGGCTCGAGGCATTTAATGTGGTTCTTCTCATATTGCAAGGAGTCTTGATGTTGTGTTTCCCCGGATTTCCCCGTGCCCTGCCTGGCTTCATTATTAATCTTCAAGAAGAactagagaaagaaaaacaagaggagAAAGTACTTGAAAATGAGCTTGATAGCAATAATCAAGGACAAGAACTGACCGAGGACCAACGATTTCGAGATCATTACCAGCGAGACAGCAGTACTGAAGGTGATCAAAACCTTTCTGAAACTGAAATTTTAGTTCACAGCTATGATGGAAgaacacatacatgtacaaacaGTAGTCCAGTTAGAAGTGAAGGCGAATCGCATGATGGTGATAATCAAGGACAAGTACAAGGTGGAGTTTGTGGTCATAATCGGCGAGACAGCAGTACGGGAGGTGATCACCAACACCCTTCAGAAGAAAAGTCAGTTTACATGGATGATGCAAGTCCAATCACCTTTTGCAATCTgttgaaaaaaacttttatcaaaTATTCTGGGTGCTTACAATATCTTAAGTTTCCCTTCAATATCAAGCTGGCTTTACTTGTAATCGTTATAGCCCCATTTTTTTTCTATGTGAGGATAATATTAGCTTTAACAATAAAACGAAGAGTTTTCGATGAATCTGCAGAAAAGAATGACGCTTTTCTAGACGGATTGCAATTGttttcattgcatttttttcacttaaatTCGTCTCTTGATATCACTATTTTGGTACTGTTAAGTGTTGTTCCATTTCTAGCTGTTTTTTTCTTGCGTCCTCAGGACTTTATGATCGACAAGGAATCTTTTGAAGAATTAGAATGTCTGGGTGTTTGTATAGAACATTCCTCTTCAGTGGGAGAAGATATGCGAAGGCACATAGAAAACTGGCGGCTAAATTTTAAGTGGTTTGTGATCCGCATAATTGAAACACACAGTTATGTGATTACCAGGGCTATAACTGCTATAAAATGCACAGCATGTGTCAGACACATCAAGTCATCTGAGAGACTCAAAAGAACCATTATAAATGCTTTTTGTCTTTTGCCttcttatatttttatatttttgttttttggcgtGATATTAGGACTAGTGGGCTTTGTTATTTTACTGGTGGGGTTTATAGTTATTAGTGTGTTTTATTCACCGTTGGCTTGTGTTTTAAAAATTGCGTATCTTAAATTATTAAGTGCTTATATGTCAGGTGCCAAATCCTCTTTTGAGTGCATTAGATGTAAAACGTCAATACAGCAATCCGTTTTGTTTCATATCTCAGCTGTAGTCTCAACagtcttttatttctttattagttttcCTTTggcttttctcattttttttcttgcatacTGGGTGACACTTCCCTGCTTTTTAGCGGCTTTATCTGGTCGTTTTCTTGTTAGAATGTTTGGTTTGACAGTTATGGGATTAGTTTTCGACAGGGAAATTGTAACCCATTTTTTAGCATTCCTTACTGCTGCCGTAGCAAATCTGTCACTGTGTTACTATAACTTCCAAAATGCGTACAAGGAAATCAAGGTGATGATTTTTAAGTATCGGCAAAAACACAGGCCACAAAATTGCAGTGTGGATACTGGCGAGGACCAGTCATTTCCGGAGGACCTTTTCTGGTATGTGATAGATGATTACAGAGTACTCCCAATGATCCCAGAATTCTATTGGATGCTTGTCAAAATGGCTGTTATTTTGATCTTCTTATTTTGTGCTCTTTGTTCAGCAATTTTCAACGATCATCGCGACTTTGGGGCAGTTTATTttaccatttatttatttgcaactGGAGCAATTGCTGGACTGGTTTTCAAAGGCATGACTATAGGGAAGAGATTTACCGGTGCGAGAAAACAGAAGATGGAGAAACAAATTGAAGACGCAGTTATTTCGTTTTATGGTCGTCGCCGTGAGGTAGTAGAACGTATATATACACATGTCtaa
- the LOC140943787 gene encoding polypeptide N-acetylgalactosaminyltransferase 2-like isoform X2 — MRLLRRRKTILVILVTIWLGGMVYFLAPLTGTKDDSRRTEDFVNFGDTGELESLEQDINEQETNMNEDTYNNKRQSSKLAQNSDEMDLRRIEDFDVESYIAVTRVKKGGDAYASNAYNQEASDKAAFNRDVPDVRASDSLNRSPPNLLKEIILVDDYSDNPDDGKLLEKLPKVRVLRNDKREGLMRSRVRGADEAKGDVLTFLDSHCECNKNWLEPLLQRIKEKRNMIVSPIIDVINMDNFEYMGSSSDLRGGFGWNLNFKWDYLPANVLAERAGRPMDPIKTPVIAGGLFSIDKKWFERIGKYDMDMDIWGGENLEISFRVWQCGGSMEIIPCSRVGHVFRNRHPYKFPGGSMNVFQKNTRRAVEVWMDDYKRFYYAAVPYAKNADYGDISSRLELRRKLKCKPFKWYVQNVYPELRVPDDDDTTAFGEVKQGKDCMDTLGHTVGGTVGLYECHGAGGNQLWSFVKNKMLKHDSNCLETANEEDGTPALLLNCDESNTNQHWEYDKSSNRIRHVGSGKCLDSKDYKEKGLVLNSCIDSFTQTWVFEVNL, encoded by the exons ATGAGACTGCTGAGGCGTAGGAAAACGATTTTAGTAATCTTGGTAACAATATGGCTAGGGGGAATGGTATATTTTTTGGCTCCTTTGACCGGAACAAAGGACGATTCACGACGAACTGAGGACTTCGTAAACTTTGGTGACACCGGTGAATTGGAGTCACTTGAACAAGACATTAACGAACAAGAAACCAACATGAATGAAGACACTTATAATAACAAA CGACAATCCTCTAAACTTGCTCAGAATTCAGATGAAATGGACCTCAGAAGAATAGAAGATTTCGACGTGGAAAGCTACATAGCTGTTACCAGGGTAAAGAAAGGTGGTGATGCTTATGCAAGCAATGCTTATAATCAAGAAGCTAGTGATAAAGCTGCTTTTAACAGGGATGTTCCAGACGTTAGAGCTTCTGA ttcACTAAATAGAAGTCCCCCGAATTTGTTGAAAGAAATTATCCTGGTTGATGACTATAGTGACAATC cTGATGATGGCAAGCTATTAGAAAAACTTCCTAAAGTGAGAGTGCTTAGAAATGACAAAAGAGAAG GACTGATGCGGTCTCGTGTTCGAGGAGCAGATGAAGCCAAAGGAGATGTATTGAcgtttttagatagtcattgtGAATGTAATAAGAATTGGCTGGAACCACTTCTGCAGAGGATAAAAGAG AAGCGTAATATGATTGTAAGCCCTATCATTGATGTCATTAATATGGATAATTTTGAATACATGGGCTCTTCATCAGATTTAAGAGGAG GATTTGGATGGAATTTGAATTTCAAGTGGGATTACTTGCCAGCAAATGTCCTCGCAGAACGTGCAGGCCGTCCCATGGATCCTATCAA GACCCCTGTTATTGCTGGAGGACTGTTCTCTATTGACAAGAAATGGTTTGAGAGAATTGGAAAGTATGATATGGATATGGACATATGGGGTGGAGAAAACCTAG AAATCTCCTTTAGGGTATGGCAGTGTGGAGGTAGCATGGAAATCATTCCTTGTTCAAGAGTTGGCCATGTGTTTAGAAACAGGCACCCTTACAAGTTCCCTGGAGGCAGTATGAATGTCTTCCAAAA AAACACCAGGAGGGCTGTTGAAGTTTGGATGGATGATTATAAAAGGTTTTACTATGCTGCTGTGCCTTATGCAAAGAATGCAGATTATGGGga TATTTCAAGTCGACTTGAACTTCGCAGGAAGTTGAAGTGTAAACCTTTTAAGTGGTATGTCCAGAATGTCTACCCTGAGCTCAG AGTTCCAGATGATGATGACACCACAGCTTTCGGAGAGGTTAAACAAGGAAAGGACTGCATGGATACCCTTGGTCATACAGTGGGTGGGACTGTTGGTTTGTATGAATGCCATGGTGCTGGAGGAAACCAG CTGTGGAGTTTTGTCAAGAATAAGATGTTAAAACATGACTCAAACTGTCTGGAAACTGCTAATGAGGAAGATGGAACTCCTGCCCTGTTACTGAACTGTGACGAAAGTAACACCAATCAG CATTGGGAATATGACAAAAGTTCTAACAGAATAAGACATGTTGGTTCTGGAAAATGCCTGGATAGCAAGGACTACAAGGAAAAAGGACTTGTTTTAAATTCTTGCATTGACTCTTTTACTCAAACATGGGTGTTTGAGGTGAATTTATAG